Proteins encoded within one genomic window of Oscillatoria salina IIICB1:
- the opcA gene encoding glucose-6-phosphate dehydrogenase assembly protein OpcA, translated as MTTTSSPPIVSLQAPKDVSIDYIEKELREIWQSYSTGDENFAATRATTFTLVVYEPEESQQLLAALGFYTGPIDGIAGPRTIAAIKAAQKAYGLEVTAKPTEELLTKLREEYTKAKASDSPTEENGTAALKYSPDLEGGAVADAIAASNPCRIITLCPIVGDDEGVTAQVSAYCPIQKQSKSSLICCEYITLRGTAEALERVGGIISELMISELPKFIWWKATPDPEFGLFQRLIASGDSLIIDSSSFNDSEQDFLAIADLMNEGIAIADLNWRRLAAWQELTAEAFDPPERRAALGEVDRVTIDYEKGNQAQALMFLGWLGSRLQWKPISYEKEGGDYDIRRVKFTTDDNREIEAELAGIPTADWGEIAGDLISLRLSSTNLNADCCTVLCSETTGCMRMEAGGGAQSCRIQQVTPLFDQKTEKLLSQQLQRWGREVLYEESMAVTGQMLRLV; from the coding sequence ATGACAACTACATCATCTCCTCCAATTGTTTCTTTACAAGCGCCGAAAGATGTGTCGATCGATTACATCGAGAAAGAATTGCGAGAAATTTGGCAAAGTTATAGCACTGGCGATGAGAATTTTGCCGCTACGAGAGCGACAACTTTTACTTTGGTGGTATACGAACCAGAAGAAAGTCAGCAATTGTTAGCAGCTTTGGGCTTTTATACCGGTCCGATTGATGGAATTGCCGGACCGAGGACGATCGCCGCAATTAAAGCTGCTCAAAAAGCTTATGGTTTGGAAGTTACGGCTAAACCTACAGAAGAATTATTAACTAAGTTACGCGAAGAATATACCAAAGCCAAAGCAAGTGACAGCCCGACAGAAGAAAATGGTACGGCAGCATTAAAGTATTCTCCTGACTTAGAAGGAGGTGCGGTGGCAGATGCGATCGCGGCTTCTAATCCTTGCCGGATTATTACTCTTTGTCCGATTGTCGGTGACGATGAAGGGGTGACGGCGCAAGTTTCAGCTTATTGTCCGATTCAAAAACAAAGTAAGAGTAGCTTAATTTGCTGTGAGTATATTACTTTGCGTGGTACGGCTGAAGCTCTCGAAAGAGTCGGGGGTATTATTTCGGAATTAATGATTAGCGAATTGCCGAAGTTTATTTGGTGGAAGGCGACGCCAGACCCCGAATTTGGCTTGTTTCAACGTTTAATTGCCAGTGGAGATAGTTTAATTATCGACTCTAGTAGTTTTAATGATTCCGAACAAGACTTTTTGGCGATCGCCGATTTGATGAATGAAGGAATTGCGATCGCCGATCTGAATTGGCGACGTTTGGCTGCATGGCAAGAATTAACGGCGGAAGCTTTCGATCCCCCGGAACGTCGTGCGGCTTTAGGAGAGGTCGATCGGGTGACAATTGACTACGAAAAAGGCAATCAGGCTCAAGCTTTGATGTTCTTGGGTTGGTTAGGTAGTCGTTTGCAGTGGAAACCGATTAGTTATGAAAAAGAAGGCGGCGATTATGATATCCGCCGGGTTAAGTTTACCACTGACGATAATCGCGAGATTGAGGCTGAGTTAGCAGGAATTCCGACGGCTGATTGGGGCGAAATCGCTGGCGATTTGATTAGTTTGCGTCTGAGTTCGACTAATCTCAATGCTGACTGTTGTACGGTTTTGTGTTCGGAAACTACGGGTTGTATGCGGATGGAAGCTGGTGGTGGCGCCCAATCTTGTCGCATTCAGCAGGTAACGCCTTTGTTCGACCAAAAAACTGAGAAGTTGTTATCTCAGCAGCTACAGCGTTGGGGGCGTGAGGTGCTTTATGAGGAAAGTATGGCTGTTACTGGACAAATGTTGCGTTTAGTTTAG